One window from the genome of Helicoverpa zea isolate HzStark_Cry1AcR chromosome 6, ilHelZeax1.1, whole genome shotgun sequence encodes:
- the LOC124631507 gene encoding serine/arginine repetitive matrix protein 2 isoform X1, producing MYNGIGLTTPRGSGTNGYVQRNWAGVRKTKDSVNYRTEEEIAKLDSASNKQPNREILDHERKRKIEVKCAELEDSLEEQGLPREEIAARVAAFRAKLSTTSAGDKDVPRDEFGRVAVRETHAVAEAQQAKNARLRDAFGISPQFVEGSSLDPERRARDHAARYPLVRTPSHERDTREHPPKRKKKRSTSPEAKKLKKKKSKKNKKEKQESSKKKKKRSKSPDTDSSSSSDAQDSDSASSDDERQKKKKKKKSSSRRRGSSEPSSRDSSPVKYSKEKQRDRVVEERNNDVQYRKADREREERTKKYDKREEPAARESRHDSRHPRRHRSASRQPDTSPEYRQRSYITKIENKKREPSVEPERRKSSKRSKHDRQRSSPESESEPAPKSRSEKRSKKNYARESSSSPPPEKRRRKSSSPEYRKREETYYNKKETIRENSKNHREERDDRRAPRRSESPGYRHSRREESHPRKEKDAKYEKNNKNNHERYEEAPPKRKDRELNDDKPRRKKERSVSRDKRDTSPEYKERSPVSKSYKNRESRKENDRPHKSSRSEKRYSSSESDSEPPARQKAEKSSKNKARYYKERSESPPQREQRKRSPSPEHSKRKESPPHKSKTDKYKSSRKSVENKRESSRPSRKSPSPEERSRRKPSPSRSKSPTARKSSKKEKRKSVTPVKKSKKSPERRTCERRSSPAKGEHRERPDKERNHDRKDSHKDRSRSRSARKSRSTSSLSYSPARRSPERYRDIIEKLPEKDKRKYIKSPSDLHPKKKKKSKDTTENYKPKAVCMRSSSSEHDDSEVEFLRLDDRDRQEELDFKELNRLKERLAQLAKVSMERRRQEDEDGPSTSQGPSTRSEPKPKESDAEKPKRKSPSPAEEVKEKSPVQPVEVKKSPEQAKPPSPKQEKSPPVNVESSPEVKAKAAGSTARRRWSRSSSRSTKSRSRNKTRSRSRSRSRSRSSRSRSRSYSSSRRSRSSRSSSYSSRSSSRSSRSTSRSTRSSRTMTGVYADYRRSSESRARTRSRSPSIPRRAGSPSFLDRRRITRKKSRKYSTSSEDTSSSSG from the exons ATGTATAATGGAATTGGTTTAACAACGCCACGAGGCTCAGGTACGAATGGCTATGTTCAAAGAAATTGGGCGGGAGTCCGAAAGACCAAAGACTCGGTGAATTATCGAACAGAAGAAGAAATAGCCAAGTTGGATTCTGCGTCGAACAAACAGCCAAACCGAGAAATATTGGACCATGAGAGGAAGAGGAAAATAGAGGTGAAATGCGCGGAACTTGAGGATAGCTTGGAGGAGCAGGG GTTGCCGAGGGAGGAGATCGCGGCGCGCGTGGCCGCCTTCCGGGCGAAGCTGTCCACCACCAGCGCCGGCGATAAGGACGTGCCCCGGGACGAGTTCGGGAGAGTAGC cgTTCGCGAGACACACGCGGTGGCAGAGGCACAGCAAGCTAAGAACGCTCGGCTACGAGACGCGTTCGGTATCTCGCCGCAATTCGTGGAGGGGTCCAGCCTGGACCCCGAGCGCCGAGCCCGCGACCACGCGGCGAGGTACCCGCTTGTTCGCACGCCCAGCCACGAGCGAGACACCAGGGAACATCCCCctaagaggaagaagaagagaag TACGTCACCAGAAGCAAAAAAGTTGAAGAAGAAAAAGtcgaaaaagaataaaaaagagAA ACAAGAGTCCagtaagaagaaaaagaaacgtTCCAAGTCTCCTGACACTGACAGTTCCAGTTCATCCGATGCACAAGACAGCGATTCCGCCTCCTCCGACGATGAAcgacagaaaaagaaaaaaaag AAAAAGTCGAGCAGCAGACGTCGCGGCAGCAGCGAGCCTTCGAGCCGTGACAG TTCCCCAGTGAAATACTCGAAAGAGAAGCAACGGGATCGCGTCGTTGAAGAGAGGAATAATGATGTCCAATATAGAAAGGCAGATCGGGAACGTGAAGAGCGAACCAAGAAGTACGACAAACGTGAGGAGCCAGCCGCGCGGGAGTCGCGACACGACTCGCGGCATCCGCGCCGACACCGCTCCGCCTCGCGCCAGCCCGACACCTCGCCCGAGTACCGACAGCGCTCCTACATCACCAAGATAGAAAACAAGAAACGGGAACCCTCCGTAGAACCAGAACGACGTAAAAGTTCCAAACGATCCAAGCACGACCGCCAACGATCGTCGCCAGAGTCAGAATCTGAACCCGCGCCTAAATCGAGGTCAGAAAAGAGAAGCAAAAAGAACTACGCCAGAGAGTCCAGTTCGTCGCCACCGCCAGAAAAGAGGCGGCGGAAGAGCTCTTCCCCAGAATATAGAAAGAGGGAAGAAACTTATTACAATAAGAAAGAAACCATCAGAGAAAATAGCAAAAATCATAGAGAAGAGAGAGATGACCGGAGAGCCCCCAGGAGAAGTGAATCTCCCGGTTACAGACATAGCAGGCGCGAGGAGTCACACCCCAGGAAAGAAAAAGATGCCAAATatgaaaagaataataaaaataatcatgaaCGTTACGAAGAAGCGCCGCCCAAGCGGAAAGATAGAGAATTAAATGATGACAAACCGCGAAGGAAGAAGGAACGCAGTGTTTCTCGGGACAAGAGGGATACGTCTCCGGAATACAAGGAGCGCTCACCAGTCAGCAAGAGTTATAAAAACAGAGAATCTCGTAAAGAAAACGATAGACCACACAAAAGTTCTCGATCCGAAAAAAGGTATTCATCATCCGAGTCGGATTCCGAACCACCGGCTAGACAGAAAGCTGAGaaaagttctaaaaataaaGCTCGCTACTACAAAGAGCGAAGTGAGTCTCCACCGCAGAGGGAACAGCGCAAACGAAGCCCGTCTCCCGAACACAGCAAGAGGAAAGAATCACCGCCCCATAAGAGCAAAACAGACAAATACAAATCAAGTCGGAAATCTGTAGAAAACAAACGCGAAAGCAGCAGACCAAGTAGAAAGTCCCCATCACCTGAAGAGAGGTCGCGACGCAAACCGTCGCCAAGTCGGTCGAAATCTCCGACAGCGCGAAAAAGctcaaagaaagaaaaacgaaAGAGTGTAACTCCTGTTAAGAAGAGCAAGAAGTCACCGGAGCGACGTACTTGTGAACGTCGCTCGTCGCCAGCTAAAGGCGAACATAGAGAGAGACCAGACAAGGAGAGGAACCATGACCGAAAAGATTCACATAAGGATCGGTCGAGGTCCCGGTCTGCACGCAAGAGTCGCAGCACCTCCAGCCTCAGCTACTCGCCCGCTCGCCGCAGCCCTGAGCGTTACCGCGACATCATAGAGAAGTTACCAGAAAAAGACAAACGCAAATACATCAAATCACCATCGGACTTACATcccaaaaagaagaagaaaagtaAAGATACAACTGAGAATTACAAACCTAAAGCCGTTTGTATGCGAAGCTCGTCCAGCGAACATGACGATTCAGAAGTCGAGTTCTTGCGATTAGACGACAGAGATCGACAGGAGGAGTTGGATTTCAAGGAGCTGAATAGACTGAAAGAAAGACTGGCTCAGTTAGCTAAAGTGTCGATGGAGCGCAGGAGACAAGAGGATGAGGACGGTCCTTCAACATCGCAAGGTCCTTCAACGCGTAGTGAACCCAAGCCTAAGGAGAGCGATGCTGAGAAACCTAAAAGGAAAAGTCCTAGCCCTGCAGAGGAAGTGAAAGAAAAGTCACCTGTGCAACCAGTGGAAGTTAAAAAGAGTCCGGAGCAGGCAAAACCTCCGTCTCCTAAACAAGAAAAGAGTCCTCCTGTGAACGTGGAGTCTTCGCCCGAAGTGAAGGCGAAGGCGGCGGGCAGCACGGCGCGGCGGCGCTGGTCGCGCTCGTCGTCGCGCTCGACCAAGTCGCGCTCGCGCAACAAGACGCGCTCGCGGTCGCGGTCACGATCTCGCTCGAGGTCGTCGAGGTCAAGGTCGCGGTCATATTCTTCGTCAAG GCGGTCTCGCTCAAGTCGTTCGTCTTCGTACAGCAGTCGCAGTAGCTCTCGCTCTTCGCGCAGCACCTCTCGCTCCACGCGCTCGTCTAG AACAATGACAGGCGTATACGCGGATTACCGTAGATCCAGTGAGTCGCGAGCGCGGACGCGATCTCGCTCGCCCTCCATACCGCGCCGCGCTGGCTCGCCCAGCTTCCTGGATAGGCGGCGGATCACGAG AAAAAAGTCGCGAAAATATAGCACGAGTTCTGAAGACACAAGTAGTAGCTCCGGGTAG
- the LOC124631507 gene encoding serine/arginine repetitive matrix protein 2 isoform X7, whose amino-acid sequence MSGDHFSERKMLWNFINRQESSKKKKKRSKSPDTDSSSSSDAQDSDSASSDDERQKKKKKKKSSSRRRGSSEPSSRDSSPVKYSKEKQRDRVVEERNNDVQYRKADREREERTKKYDKREEPAARESRHDSRHPRRHRSASRQPDTSPEYRQRSYITKIENKKREPSVEPERRKSSKRSKHDRQRSSPESESEPAPKSRSEKRSKKNYARESSSSPPPEKRRRKSSSPEYRKREETYYNKKETIRENSKNHREERDDRRAPRRSESPGYRHSRREESHPRKEKDAKYEKNNKNNHERYEEAPPKRKDRELNDDKPRRKKERSVSRDKRDTSPEYKERSPVSKSYKNRESRKENDRPHKSSRSEKRYSSSESDSEPPARQKAEKSSKNKARYYKERSESPPQREQRKRSPSPEHSKRKESPPHKSKTDKYKSSRKSVENKRESSRPSRKSPSPEERSRRKPSPSRSKSPTARKSSKKEKRKSVTPVKKSKKSPERRTCERRSSPAKGEHRERPDKERNHDRKDSHKDRSRSRSARKSRSTSSLSYSPARRSPERYRDIIEKLPEKDKRKYIKSPSDLHPKKKKKSKDTTENYKPKAVCMRSSSSEHDDSEVEFLRLDDRDRQEELDFKELNRLKERLAQLAKVSMERRRQEDEDGPSTSQGPSTRSEPKPKESDAEKPKRKSPSPAEEVKEKSPVQPVEVKKSPEQAKPPSPKQEKSPPVNVESSPEVKAKAAGSTARRRWSRSSSRSTKSRSRNKTRSRSRSRSRSRSSRSRSRSYSSSRRSRSSRSSSYSSRSSSRSSRSTSRSTRSSRTMTGVYADYRRSSESRARTRSRSPSIPRRAGSPSFLDRRRITRKKSRKYSTSSEDTSSSSG is encoded by the exons ATGTCTGGTGATCATTTCAGTGAAAGAAAAATGTTATGGAACTTCATAAATAG ACAAGAGTCCagtaagaagaaaaagaaacgtTCCAAGTCTCCTGACACTGACAGTTCCAGTTCATCCGATGCACAAGACAGCGATTCCGCCTCCTCCGACGATGAAcgacagaaaaagaaaaaaaag AAAAAGTCGAGCAGCAGACGTCGCGGCAGCAGCGAGCCTTCGAGCCGTGACAG TTCCCCAGTGAAATACTCGAAAGAGAAGCAACGGGATCGCGTCGTTGAAGAGAGGAATAATGATGTCCAATATAGAAAGGCAGATCGGGAACGTGAAGAGCGAACCAAGAAGTACGACAAACGTGAGGAGCCAGCCGCGCGGGAGTCGCGACACGACTCGCGGCATCCGCGCCGACACCGCTCCGCCTCGCGCCAGCCCGACACCTCGCCCGAGTACCGACAGCGCTCCTACATCACCAAGATAGAAAACAAGAAACGGGAACCCTCCGTAGAACCAGAACGACGTAAAAGTTCCAAACGATCCAAGCACGACCGCCAACGATCGTCGCCAGAGTCAGAATCTGAACCCGCGCCTAAATCGAGGTCAGAAAAGAGAAGCAAAAAGAACTACGCCAGAGAGTCCAGTTCGTCGCCACCGCCAGAAAAGAGGCGGCGGAAGAGCTCTTCCCCAGAATATAGAAAGAGGGAAGAAACTTATTACAATAAGAAAGAAACCATCAGAGAAAATAGCAAAAATCATAGAGAAGAGAGAGATGACCGGAGAGCCCCCAGGAGAAGTGAATCTCCCGGTTACAGACATAGCAGGCGCGAGGAGTCACACCCCAGGAAAGAAAAAGATGCCAAATatgaaaagaataataaaaataatcatgaaCGTTACGAAGAAGCGCCGCCCAAGCGGAAAGATAGAGAATTAAATGATGACAAACCGCGAAGGAAGAAGGAACGCAGTGTTTCTCGGGACAAGAGGGATACGTCTCCGGAATACAAGGAGCGCTCACCAGTCAGCAAGAGTTATAAAAACAGAGAATCTCGTAAAGAAAACGATAGACCACACAAAAGTTCTCGATCCGAAAAAAGGTATTCATCATCCGAGTCGGATTCCGAACCACCGGCTAGACAGAAAGCTGAGaaaagttctaaaaataaaGCTCGCTACTACAAAGAGCGAAGTGAGTCTCCACCGCAGAGGGAACAGCGCAAACGAAGCCCGTCTCCCGAACACAGCAAGAGGAAAGAATCACCGCCCCATAAGAGCAAAACAGACAAATACAAATCAAGTCGGAAATCTGTAGAAAACAAACGCGAAAGCAGCAGACCAAGTAGAAAGTCCCCATCACCTGAAGAGAGGTCGCGACGCAAACCGTCGCCAAGTCGGTCGAAATCTCCGACAGCGCGAAAAAGctcaaagaaagaaaaacgaaAGAGTGTAACTCCTGTTAAGAAGAGCAAGAAGTCACCGGAGCGACGTACTTGTGAACGTCGCTCGTCGCCAGCTAAAGGCGAACATAGAGAGAGACCAGACAAGGAGAGGAACCATGACCGAAAAGATTCACATAAGGATCGGTCGAGGTCCCGGTCTGCACGCAAGAGTCGCAGCACCTCCAGCCTCAGCTACTCGCCCGCTCGCCGCAGCCCTGAGCGTTACCGCGACATCATAGAGAAGTTACCAGAAAAAGACAAACGCAAATACATCAAATCACCATCGGACTTACATcccaaaaagaagaagaaaagtaAAGATACAACTGAGAATTACAAACCTAAAGCCGTTTGTATGCGAAGCTCGTCCAGCGAACATGACGATTCAGAAGTCGAGTTCTTGCGATTAGACGACAGAGATCGACAGGAGGAGTTGGATTTCAAGGAGCTGAATAGACTGAAAGAAAGACTGGCTCAGTTAGCTAAAGTGTCGATGGAGCGCAGGAGACAAGAGGATGAGGACGGTCCTTCAACATCGCAAGGTCCTTCAACGCGTAGTGAACCCAAGCCTAAGGAGAGCGATGCTGAGAAACCTAAAAGGAAAAGTCCTAGCCCTGCAGAGGAAGTGAAAGAAAAGTCACCTGTGCAACCAGTGGAAGTTAAAAAGAGTCCGGAGCAGGCAAAACCTCCGTCTCCTAAACAAGAAAAGAGTCCTCCTGTGAACGTGGAGTCTTCGCCCGAAGTGAAGGCGAAGGCGGCGGGCAGCACGGCGCGGCGGCGCTGGTCGCGCTCGTCGTCGCGCTCGACCAAGTCGCGCTCGCGCAACAAGACGCGCTCGCGGTCGCGGTCACGATCTCGCTCGAGGTCGTCGAGGTCAAGGTCGCGGTCATATTCTTCGTCAAG GCGGTCTCGCTCAAGTCGTTCGTCTTCGTACAGCAGTCGCAGTAGCTCTCGCTCTTCGCGCAGCACCTCTCGCTCCACGCGCTCGTCTAG AACAATGACAGGCGTATACGCGGATTACCGTAGATCCAGTGAGTCGCGAGCGCGGACGCGATCTCGCTCGCCCTCCATACCGCGCCGCGCTGGCTCGCCCAGCTTCCTGGATAGGCGGCGGATCACGAG AAAAAAGTCGCGAAAATATAGCACGAGTTCTGAAGACACAAGTAGTAGCTCCGGGTAG
- the LOC124631507 gene encoding serine/arginine repetitive matrix protein 2 isoform X5: MYNGIGLTTPRGSGTNGYVQRNWAGVRKTKDSVNYRTEEEIAKLDSASNKQPNREILDHERKRKIEVKCAELEDSLEEQGLPREEIAARVAAFRAKLSTTSAGDKDVPRDEFGRVAVRETHAVAEAQQAKNARLRDAFGISPQFVEGSSLDPERRARDHAARYPLVRTPSHERDTREHPPKRKKKRSTSPEAKKLKKKKSKKNKKEKQESSKKKKKRSKSPDTDSSSSSDAQDSDSASSDDERQKKKKKKKSSSRRRGSSEPSSRDSSPVKYSKEKQRDRVVEERNNDVQYRKADREREERTKKYDKREEPAARESRHDSRHPRRHRSASRQPDTSPEYRQRSYITKIENKKREPSVEPERRKSSKRSKHDRQRSSPESESEPAPKSRSEKRSKKNYARESSSSPPPEKRRRKSSSPEYRKREETYYNKKETIRENSKNHREERDDRRAPRRSESPGYRHSRREESHPRKEKDAKYEKNNKNNHERYEEAPPKRKDRELNDDKPRRKKERSVSRDKRDTSPEYKERSPVSKSYKNRESRKENDRPHKSSRSEKRYSSSESDSEPPARQKAEKSSKNKARYYKERSESPPQREQRKRSPSPEHSKRKESPPHKSKTDKYKSSRKSVENKRESSRPSRKSPSPEERSRRKPSPSRSKSPTARKSSKKEKRKSVTPVKKSKKSPERRTCERRSSPAKGEHRERPDKERNHDRKDSHKDRSRSRSARKSRSTSSLSYSPARRSPERYRDIIEKLPEKDKRKYIKSPSDLHPKKKKKSKDTTENYKPKAVCMRSSSSEHDDSEVEFLRLDDRDRQEELDFKELNRLKERLAQLAKVSMERRRQEDEDGPSTSQGPSTRSEPKPKESDAEKPKRKSPSPAEEVKEKSPVQPVEVKKSPEQAKPPSPKQEKSPPVNVESSPEVKAKAAGSTARRRWSRSSSRSTKSRSRNKTRSRSRSRSRSRSSRSRSRSYSSSRRSRSSRSSSYSSRSSSRSSRSTSRSTRSSRKKSRKYSTSSEDTSSSSG; encoded by the exons ATGTATAATGGAATTGGTTTAACAACGCCACGAGGCTCAGGTACGAATGGCTATGTTCAAAGAAATTGGGCGGGAGTCCGAAAGACCAAAGACTCGGTGAATTATCGAACAGAAGAAGAAATAGCCAAGTTGGATTCTGCGTCGAACAAACAGCCAAACCGAGAAATATTGGACCATGAGAGGAAGAGGAAAATAGAGGTGAAATGCGCGGAACTTGAGGATAGCTTGGAGGAGCAGGG GTTGCCGAGGGAGGAGATCGCGGCGCGCGTGGCCGCCTTCCGGGCGAAGCTGTCCACCACCAGCGCCGGCGATAAGGACGTGCCCCGGGACGAGTTCGGGAGAGTAGC cgTTCGCGAGACACACGCGGTGGCAGAGGCACAGCAAGCTAAGAACGCTCGGCTACGAGACGCGTTCGGTATCTCGCCGCAATTCGTGGAGGGGTCCAGCCTGGACCCCGAGCGCCGAGCCCGCGACCACGCGGCGAGGTACCCGCTTGTTCGCACGCCCAGCCACGAGCGAGACACCAGGGAACATCCCCctaagaggaagaagaagagaag TACGTCACCAGAAGCAAAAAAGTTGAAGAAGAAAAAGtcgaaaaagaataaaaaagagAA ACAAGAGTCCagtaagaagaaaaagaaacgtTCCAAGTCTCCTGACACTGACAGTTCCAGTTCATCCGATGCACAAGACAGCGATTCCGCCTCCTCCGACGATGAAcgacagaaaaagaaaaaaaag AAAAAGTCGAGCAGCAGACGTCGCGGCAGCAGCGAGCCTTCGAGCCGTGACAG TTCCCCAGTGAAATACTCGAAAGAGAAGCAACGGGATCGCGTCGTTGAAGAGAGGAATAATGATGTCCAATATAGAAAGGCAGATCGGGAACGTGAAGAGCGAACCAAGAAGTACGACAAACGTGAGGAGCCAGCCGCGCGGGAGTCGCGACACGACTCGCGGCATCCGCGCCGACACCGCTCCGCCTCGCGCCAGCCCGACACCTCGCCCGAGTACCGACAGCGCTCCTACATCACCAAGATAGAAAACAAGAAACGGGAACCCTCCGTAGAACCAGAACGACGTAAAAGTTCCAAACGATCCAAGCACGACCGCCAACGATCGTCGCCAGAGTCAGAATCTGAACCCGCGCCTAAATCGAGGTCAGAAAAGAGAAGCAAAAAGAACTACGCCAGAGAGTCCAGTTCGTCGCCACCGCCAGAAAAGAGGCGGCGGAAGAGCTCTTCCCCAGAATATAGAAAGAGGGAAGAAACTTATTACAATAAGAAAGAAACCATCAGAGAAAATAGCAAAAATCATAGAGAAGAGAGAGATGACCGGAGAGCCCCCAGGAGAAGTGAATCTCCCGGTTACAGACATAGCAGGCGCGAGGAGTCACACCCCAGGAAAGAAAAAGATGCCAAATatgaaaagaataataaaaataatcatgaaCGTTACGAAGAAGCGCCGCCCAAGCGGAAAGATAGAGAATTAAATGATGACAAACCGCGAAGGAAGAAGGAACGCAGTGTTTCTCGGGACAAGAGGGATACGTCTCCGGAATACAAGGAGCGCTCACCAGTCAGCAAGAGTTATAAAAACAGAGAATCTCGTAAAGAAAACGATAGACCACACAAAAGTTCTCGATCCGAAAAAAGGTATTCATCATCCGAGTCGGATTCCGAACCACCGGCTAGACAGAAAGCTGAGaaaagttctaaaaataaaGCTCGCTACTACAAAGAGCGAAGTGAGTCTCCACCGCAGAGGGAACAGCGCAAACGAAGCCCGTCTCCCGAACACAGCAAGAGGAAAGAATCACCGCCCCATAAGAGCAAAACAGACAAATACAAATCAAGTCGGAAATCTGTAGAAAACAAACGCGAAAGCAGCAGACCAAGTAGAAAGTCCCCATCACCTGAAGAGAGGTCGCGACGCAAACCGTCGCCAAGTCGGTCGAAATCTCCGACAGCGCGAAAAAGctcaaagaaagaaaaacgaaAGAGTGTAACTCCTGTTAAGAAGAGCAAGAAGTCACCGGAGCGACGTACTTGTGAACGTCGCTCGTCGCCAGCTAAAGGCGAACATAGAGAGAGACCAGACAAGGAGAGGAACCATGACCGAAAAGATTCACATAAGGATCGGTCGAGGTCCCGGTCTGCACGCAAGAGTCGCAGCACCTCCAGCCTCAGCTACTCGCCCGCTCGCCGCAGCCCTGAGCGTTACCGCGACATCATAGAGAAGTTACCAGAAAAAGACAAACGCAAATACATCAAATCACCATCGGACTTACATcccaaaaagaagaagaaaagtaAAGATACAACTGAGAATTACAAACCTAAAGCCGTTTGTATGCGAAGCTCGTCCAGCGAACATGACGATTCAGAAGTCGAGTTCTTGCGATTAGACGACAGAGATCGACAGGAGGAGTTGGATTTCAAGGAGCTGAATAGACTGAAAGAAAGACTGGCTCAGTTAGCTAAAGTGTCGATGGAGCGCAGGAGACAAGAGGATGAGGACGGTCCTTCAACATCGCAAGGTCCTTCAACGCGTAGTGAACCCAAGCCTAAGGAGAGCGATGCTGAGAAACCTAAAAGGAAAAGTCCTAGCCCTGCAGAGGAAGTGAAAGAAAAGTCACCTGTGCAACCAGTGGAAGTTAAAAAGAGTCCGGAGCAGGCAAAACCTCCGTCTCCTAAACAAGAAAAGAGTCCTCCTGTGAACGTGGAGTCTTCGCCCGAAGTGAAGGCGAAGGCGGCGGGCAGCACGGCGCGGCGGCGCTGGTCGCGCTCGTCGTCGCGCTCGACCAAGTCGCGCTCGCGCAACAAGACGCGCTCGCGGTCGCGGTCACGATCTCGCTCGAGGTCGTCGAGGTCAAGGTCGCGGTCATATTCTTCGTCAAG GCGGTCTCGCTCAAGTCGTTCGTCTTCGTACAGCAGTCGCAGTAGCTCTCGCTCTTCGCGCAGCACCTCTCGCTCCACGCGCTCGTCTAG AAAAAAGTCGCGAAAATATAGCACGAGTTCTGAAGACACAAGTAGTAGCTCCGGGTAG